The DNA window GGTTCGCCTTTCCGGCGGTGCTCGTGCGCTGATACAGGTTGTTGTTGATCGCGTGAATCATCGGCTCGGTGTCCGGGCAACGGTAGGACTCGGTGTCCACGGCGAGGGCCTTGAAATCCGAGTGCAGGTTGTTCTTGATGACGACGTTCCGGGTGTCCCAGTCCAGGCCCCGTGCCACCTCTCCGGCATCGGGGTTGCGCCTCGACGTGTCCTTGACGTAGAGGTTGCGCCCATTCTCCACCAGGGTGTTGTTGTACACCTGCACGTCACTCGAGCCGCTGACGGCGATGCCAACCCCGTTGCGCGCGGCCACGTTGCTGGCGATGATCCCGCCCTTGGAGATCTCGTAGAACAGTCCGAAGCCCGAGTTGTCGTGGGCGTAATTGCGGACCATCCGGATGTTCTCCATGTTGATGTCCAGCCACAGGGCGGTCGCGTTGTTGCCGAAAGCCTCGTTATCGGCGACCAGAACGTCGTTGGCCTGGGTCAGCTTCATGCCCGCCGCATCCCACGACTTGCTGAACCCCTCCACGTTGTTGTAGGCGATGGTGTTGCCCAGGACGCGCATCCCCCTCGCGCTTCCGGTGAGGCCCTTGCGACCGTTGTAGAAGAACCTGTTGTTCCTGATGACGCTGCGCGACGCCCTGGCGCTGGCGTTCACACCCAGGGGAACCGTGGAGCTCCACGCGAAGGTGTTGTCCTCGACGCGCACCTCGTCGCCCTCCACCGAGAGGGCCTTGCCCGCGTAATGCAAGAAATTGAGGCCACGGACGACGGTGCCGTCGGTCGCCGGGGTGTTGTCCACCGTGAGGCCGGACACATCTTCGGTCGCCTCCACCCTCTTGTCGCGCGGGTCGAGCCCGATGTAGAGGCGGTTGTTGCCGCGGTCCACGTAGAACTTGGCCGGGGAATGGGCGGTCGCGCCCCCCACCTCGTTTTTCGACAGCACCTGCCACAGGCCGAGCCCGTTGACGAAGACAGCCTCGGTGTAGTCGGCGGTGGGAACTCGGCTGTCGATGCACTTGGGACATTCACTGCCGCCCACCGACGCCTGACTGACGCGCGGCAGATTCAGGGTCCAGTTGGTGTACCACAGACCGCTGCCGGATTCTCGTCGCCAGGCGCTGTCGGGCAGGACCCGGCTGCCTTTGATCAGGACCCGTTCCCCCGGGTAGGAG is part of the Deinococcus planocerae genome and encodes:
- a CDS encoding right-handed parallel beta-helix repeat-containing protein, whose product is MLNRNIVLALSTALLFGSCGRLPEVQAAEQGTEDSPFSLRTLAVGDPAEETDAAKLSNGRLYITEQVPVSTSSDPVTGGVYVAPGGDDDGGTGNPGRPYRTLRKAVAAAPAGATIVMRGGEYRDVADVTIRKRLTVRSYPGERVLIKGSRVLPDSAWRRESGSGLWYTNWTLNLPRVSQASVGGSECPKCIDSRVPTADYTEAVFVNGLGLWQVLSKNEVGGATAHSPAKFYVDRGNNRLYIGLDPRDKRVEATEDVSGLTVDNTPATDGTVVRGLNFLHYAGKALSVEGDEVRVEDNTFAWSSTVPLGVNASARASRSVIRNNRFFYNGRKGLTGSARGMRVLGNTIAYNNVEGFSKSWDAAGMKLTQANDVLVADNEAFGNNATALWLDINMENIRMVRNYAHDNSGFGLFYEISKGGIIASNVAARNGVGIAVSGSSDVQVYNNTLVENGRNLYVKDTSRRNPDAGEVARGLDWDTRNVVIKNNLHSDFKALAVDTESYRCPDTEPMIHAINNNLYQRTSTAGKANQYAWVEKAVRTSEGCRVPEFKWWADFNRVVGREPDAINLNDVPQSALFRNAGADDFRVLGGSRASRTGQALPQDVANAINEGSSLDVPSGQAVNMGALHLR